A part of Curtobacterium sp. MCLR17_036 genomic DNA contains:
- a CDS encoding adenine phosphoribosyltransferase encodes MTETAAALVERLTALVPDFPKPGVLFRDVTPVFSDAVAFGRVCEALAAPFAVGAGFDAVAGIEARGFALAGGIAAQHQVGVLTVRKAGKLPGEVLSEQYALEYGEAELELRPGQLPAGTRVLVVDDVLATGGTGAATITLLERAGYQAIGFAALLELDGLSGRERLEPRLPVATLGAVPA; translated from the coding sequence GTGACCGAAACCGCAGCTGCACTCGTCGAACGCCTCACCGCCCTCGTGCCGGACTTCCCGAAGCCGGGGGTGCTGTTCCGCGACGTGACGCCGGTGTTCTCGGACGCCGTCGCGTTCGGCCGCGTGTGCGAGGCACTCGCAGCACCGTTCGCGGTGGGGGCCGGGTTCGACGCCGTCGCCGGCATCGAGGCCCGGGGCTTCGCCCTCGCCGGCGGCATCGCCGCCCAGCACCAGGTCGGCGTGCTGACCGTGCGGAAGGCCGGCAAGCTGCCCGGCGAGGTGCTCAGCGAGCAGTACGCGCTCGAGTACGGCGAGGCCGAGCTCGAGCTCCGGCCCGGGCAGCTGCCCGCCGGCACCCGCGTGCTCGTGGTGGACGACGTGCTCGCCACCGGGGGGACCGGAGCCGCCACCATCACGCTGCTCGAACGCGCCGGCTACCAGGCGATCGGCTTCGCCGCGCTGCTCGAGCTCGACGGGCTGTCCGGGCGCGAGCGGCTCGAGCCGCGCCTGCCCGTCGCGACGCTCGGTGCCGTCCCGGCCTGA